The Fortiea contorta PCC 7126 genome has a segment encoding these proteins:
- a CDS encoding YbaB/EbfC family nucleoid-associated protein produces MTGKGQGFGFPGFGKMKELTEAFKKAQQVQEGAKRLQEELEQMEIQGESGGGLVKVVVSGNQEPKRVEISADALGEGADVLSDLVTVAMKDAYNKSTATMRERMEDLTSGLELPGF; encoded by the coding sequence ATGACAGGAAAAGGACAGGGGTTTGGCTTTCCAGGCTTCGGAAAAATGAAAGAGCTAACCGAAGCTTTCAAAAAAGCACAACAAGTTCAAGAAGGAGCGAAGCGACTCCAAGAAGAATTGGAGCAAATGGAAATTCAAGGCGAGTCTGGCGGTGGCTTGGTCAAGGTAGTAGTCAGCGGTAATCAAGAACCCAAACGAGTAGAAATTTCTGCTGATGCTTTAGGTGAGGGTGCAGACGTCCTGTCCGATTTGGTGACAGTGGCAATGAAAGACGCCTACAACAAGTCTACAGCAACAATGCGGGAACGCATGGAAGACTTGACCAGTGGGTTAGAGCTACCAGGGTTTTAG
- a CDS encoding low molecular weight protein-tyrosine-phosphatase, whose amino-acid sequence MPYKLLFVCLGNICRSPSAENIMNHLIAQAGLSDSIVCDSAGTSSYHIGSPPDRRMSAAAVTKLGIKLHGRARQLQKSDLQDFDLILAMDQENYENILFLDSDRQFQQKVHLMCEFCSQHTLKEVPDPYYGGSDGFNQVIDLLVDACEGLLAYVVNQESTIIK is encoded by the coding sequence ATGCCCTACAAGCTGCTATTCGTTTGTTTAGGAAACATCTGTCGCTCGCCATCGGCAGAAAATATTATGAATCATCTCATCGCTCAGGCTGGCTTGAGTGACAGTATCGTCTGTGATTCGGCTGGAACTTCTAGTTATCACATTGGTAGTCCACCCGATCGCCGCATGAGTGCTGCAGCAGTGACAAAACTAGGAATTAAACTGCATGGACGAGCACGCCAGTTGCAAAAATCGGATCTTCAAGATTTCGATTTAATTTTGGCGATGGATCAAGAAAACTATGAAAATATCCTGTTTCTGGACAGCGATCGGCAATTTCAGCAGAAAGTGCATTTGATGTGCGAGTTTTGTTCTCAACACACCCTCAAAGAAGTTCCCGACCCATACTATGGAGGTTCAGACGGATTTAATCAAGTAATCGATTTGCTAGTCGATGCTTGTGAAGGTCTGCTGGCGTATGTCGTTAATCAAGAATCGACAATCATTAAATGA
- the smpB gene encoding SsrA-binding protein SmpB — MSDKSESHKVISDNRQARYLYEILETYEAGIQLVGTEVKSIRAGKVNLQDGYALIRDGEAWLINIHISPYTASGQYFNHEPRRTRKLLLHRQEIRKLIGKVEQQGLTLVPLKMYFKRGRVKVSIALGKGKKLHDKREDLKRRQDQRDIQRAMKNY, encoded by the coding sequence ATGAGCGACAAGAGCGAAAGCCATAAAGTTATTAGCGATAATCGTCAAGCCCGTTATTTGTATGAAATCTTGGAAACCTACGAAGCTGGAATTCAGCTAGTGGGAACCGAAGTGAAGTCAATTCGCGCAGGTAAAGTTAATCTTCAAGATGGCTATGCTTTAATTCGTGACGGCGAAGCATGGCTAATCAACATCCATATCTCCCCCTACACTGCTAGCGGACAATATTTTAATCATGAACCGCGCCGCACCCGCAAATTATTATTGCATCGTCAGGAAATTCGTAAGCTCATAGGCAAAGTTGAACAGCAAGGTTTAACTCTAGTTCCTTTAAAGATGTATTTCAAACGCGGTCGAGTGAAAGTGAGTATAGCCCTGGGTAAAGGTAAAAAACTCCATGACAAGCGAGAAGACCTCAAACGTCGCCAAGATCAGCGCGATATTCAACGAGCGATGAAAAATTATTAG
- a CDS encoding response regulator transcription factor, giving the protein MPLTILVVDDDLGTRLSISDYLELSGYSVIMANDGQEALTMVVEYHPDLIVTDIVMPRMNGYELVRRVRQQPAFRLLPVILLTARTKTQERILGYQSGCDLYLPKPFELEELAAAIRNLLERSQIIQSEYRFFHKENLDNFTPAKASEAQVSQFTQTQKSQLISSLTNREQEVLELLTHGLSNVEMGHRLYLSPRTVEKHVSSLLRKTTTSNRAELVRFAIKHGLVE; this is encoded by the coding sequence ATGCCCTTGACGATCCTTGTAGTGGATGACGATCTGGGCACTCGTCTTTCTATTAGCGATTATCTTGAACTTTCTGGCTACTCGGTGATTATGGCTAATGATGGTCAAGAGGCTTTGACGATGGTGGTAGAGTATCATCCTGATTTAATTGTCACCGATATTGTCATGCCACGGATGAATGGCTATGAATTAGTGCGCCGAGTACGTCAACAACCAGCGTTTCGATTATTGCCTGTAATTTTATTAACAGCACGAACTAAGACCCAAGAAAGAATTTTAGGTTATCAATCGGGCTGTGATTTATACTTGCCTAAGCCTTTTGAATTGGAAGAGTTAGCGGCGGCGATTCGCAATCTTTTAGAGCGATCGCAAATTATTCAATCTGAATACCGCTTTTTTCACAAGGAAAATTTGGATAACTTTACACCAGCAAAAGCGTCAGAAGCTCAAGTCTCTCAGTTTACTCAAACTCAGAAGTCCCAATTAATCTCTTCTTTAACTAATAGAGAACAAGAAGTATTAGAACTGCTGACACATGGTCTTTCTAATGTGGAAATGGGTCATCGGCTTTATTTGAGTCCACGTACAGTAGAAAAGCACGTGAGTAGCTTATTACGAAAAACTACAACTAGTAACCGCGCCGAATTAGTACGTTTTGCGATTAAGCATGGTTTAGTGGAGTGA
- a CDS encoding WGxxGxxG family protein has translation MTHNLSKLVGTGILTLSMAILPLTLVAQAQVTTPPRTDVAPRTTTTYDNRNDFDWGWLGLIGLLGLAGLTARKHNDEPTRYRDPNAPGATSYRD, from the coding sequence ATGACACATAATTTGAGTAAATTGGTTGGTACTGGTATTCTCACCTTAAGTATGGCAATTTTGCCCCTTACCCTAGTCGCGCAAGCTCAGGTGACAACCCCTCCCAGAACAGATGTTGCCCCCAGGACAACAACAACTTATGATAACCGTAATGATTTTGATTGGGGTTGGTTAGGATTAATTGGTTTGTTAGGCCTAGCTGGGTTAACAGCTAGAAAGCATAACGATGAACCAACTCGCTATCGTGACCCCAACGCTCCAGGAGCTACTAGCTATAGAGACTGA